The Ictalurus furcatus strain D&B chromosome 12, Billie_1.0, whole genome shotgun sequence nucleotide sequence ttacaaggtggaagaggttaacggttgtttttttgtatacagtctgtaaaattaactgaaaatattacatttagtttatcagaaggtaaattaatttgtcatggctcacactatgttcctaaagtctttcataattgaccagctgaagttttctcatgcctacttgtgtgttatattgtggcacattaatgttactatctctaaaaaaaaaaaaattataataataataaaataaaaaaacttcaactgtactcctaaatttttgtaattaggttcacaagtgctcctaaaagaaactgtcttgcatctctcctcctgtaaacactgttattgccttttctgcatacgactgaattgttttcatttggttgcatattgttatatttgatcacatattttcatttggttgatggcatttttatttttactcatcctatattttgggtacaattttatttatattttgcttctacgagatgatgtactttaaggatcagtctaatttaatcaaagatttgtacattagcaggaatgtagcacagcATGGAgatgaaagcagcggtctgtttatttaaatgtgaaagtgcaataaaaatatgttgtccctaaaatcaatgaataatcgtgataaataatcaagatctcaatattgatcaaaataatcgggattatcattttggccataatcgtgcagccctacatgAAACCACAACAGACATGGTTGGCAAATCCCAAATAGTCTGTTGCTCAGTAGGTGTGTTAAGTTGTGCGTGTggtatggaagtataatagtgccaaatgttCTCAatgcaaaatggcatgttgaattacataaattgaataaaaacagtttccccaaccccttgcacagtgtagcattttggatataaacataagtttgtgctcgtgcaacactgtcgtgcttccgtgctacacaagcttcactttgtaaagtttgcaggttacagtcttcttcgtggcatttaatataaaaagctCCCATGCCTTAGCAGACTTGGGTCGCATACTTTTTTCTGCTGTCAATTTATGATTACGCCTTCagctgatggtgactgaggtcatgttaggcataaaatgtaatgctgacaaacagtaaactgaagaaatgcatttttgTTGACTCttggtattctgctaaagctagtggcGTCGCATTATGTGCATTTGACATCACGGGCCATCGACTGGGAAATGGCTTATATTAATGCTAGTGCcccatttgagatgatactacccATCTAATATTCATACACTAAAGGGTAGagtatatagtgcatagtgtaagtgtatagtatgtcatttgggacacaactttggtctgtactctccgatgcgtgttttcagaacagaattAATGCAATGAGTAAATGTGCCCCATGCcacgcacagaccaactaatcgataatgagattcattgacagcgatcaattattatcgattagttgttgcagctctacagtCTGCAGCTTAAGTAACTACATGTTCTCCATTAACAGGAAAATATTGGAAATTGTGTGAGAACCCACTTTCATGGTACCCTGACTATCTTCACCTGTAGCTTTCTTTTGAGATGTATTCAGCCTTTAAACTGAGCACCTACAGAACTTGGGTTcatgcgaaaaaaaaaaaaatttcagtgtaTATTGCTACTTTCTAGGCAAATCAATATTTCTAGTGTAAAAGTTTTATACAGCATAAAGTCTATTTTCAGCTCTGGTTTAGACTTACAAACATACATTTCTATTTTCCAAAAATGTATTCCAAAAATTGCTACTGGTGTGGCTATTGGTTCAAATTTAGCTTAAATTTGAAGTTCAATTAATGGTTAGTCAAATCAGCTTCGTGTCTGACATGTacacattgtttattatttttctttacagtaCAAAATTGGACCTATATTTGATCCGATTTTCAAAATAGCTGTAAACCACTTTTCATGAGCACATATTACATGTAActtgatttttgtgtttatgattatGTCGAAAGTCACACAGACAATgctaacatggcggatgtagtatgtctggGATTCtagtcataatacacacacatactgattagtacgtacttcCTCAAATGCAGTACGTACAGGCATAGTATGTGATTTTGTCACATAATGTCAAAGGACATTAGTGTTGCTGTCATTTCTCTTTGTCTAACGTTAGGAAGCTAGTTAGCTGCAGCAAAACAATAGTTAATTTATTAGCTAGTTACCTAGGCTAAGCAATGCtgaatggtagctagctagctggctaattagTTAGGTTTCACACATTAGTTTACAGTTGGCAGTTCAGGGAAGTAAAATATAGCACCGGACActtaaaacaaatgtttggTCATGTCACACAGCATCAGTgtatttgtcttgttttttcagtaaaaaatatataaacatctttaaaaatgaataaattcatcTGAGAACCAAACTGCAAAGGATTTAgtgtattttacttttcttttcgaAGATTTactacaaaatacacaaaaacctTCTTAATATCCAATGTATGTTTGCTTTTCatgttaatttgtatttttaagattttgatttttttggtgttgtgtgTAACATCAGACAGCTAGACAGAGCCATGCGCAAACTTCATGATGTTAAatgtaaagtttatttatttaattgttgatCTAATTCTGATTGCTTAATCTAATGAACGTGTAACTTATGTTgccttttttgtctttcttaaaTTTGCTGATGACGGTGGTGGAAGAAGTAAACCTGTTTTCAAGTGGAGAAGTTGATCAGAAGTTGAAAAATGCATCCTTTTTTTGgttacaaattatttttttaatgatagtgTTCTTGCAAATTGTTAGCTATGAAAAggttatgggttttttttttttttttaaattaaatgatacaAAACAGTAATTATTTCCCAAGATTCATGGCTTGTTATTTTATGCAAACAATGGATCAACAAAAATGGATTTTGTgctcattatttattcatataaactgatttgttttatttatatatgattaatgatgaactaatttatgaatatttaaaataaattatgaaaattgagGTTAAGAGAATCTTATGGGAATGTTCAGAGAACATTATGGGAATGTTCAGAGAACGTTAGGAGGACATTCTACAAACCTAAAAACAACATTctatttctgtaaagaaaacTTTCCTGGCTaaccaaaaataaatcttaaaaatgTATGTCCTGGGAAGCAAAAACTAACATTTCCAGAACATTCTGGGAATCAAAAATTGTTAGCTAGGTTACACTGTAACAATAGAAAAGGACAGTACAAATCATCTTGACTATAGAATTGACCTGGGCTTCCTGTTGGTGTGAATACATCAAAAGCGGAATGGCATGTTAGCATCACCTGTTAAACAGGTGTTTAAACATTTGGGTATATTCAGAATAGACTTTTTGGtgtgaacaaaggagatttttgaggacctcagaaaaagagttgttgatgctcatcaggctggaaaagttatAAAATCATccctaaagagtttggactccccAATCAACAATCAGACAGATTATGTACAAATTGAGGAAATACAATACCACTGTTACCCATAaggagtggttgaccaacaaagatcactccaagagcaagacgtgtaatagtccatgagatCACAAAGGAACctagggtaacttctaagcaactaaaggcctctcaaACATTGGCTaattttaatgttcatgagtccaatgaacattgctgcctgtctgcagtttgctaaagatcacatggacaagccataaggctattggaaaaatatttaatggatggatgagaccaaattAGAACTTTATGTtctgagaaaggaaaacactgcattcaagcataagaaccttatcccagaTGTGAACATGGTGGTGGTTGTATagtggtttgggcctgttttgctgcttcTGGGCCTGcatggcttgccatcattgacagaacaatgaattctgaattattctagagaattctaaaagaaaaagtCAGGACAAcagttcatgaactgaatctcaagagaaagtggatcatgcagtaagacaacgaccctaagcacacaagtcattctaccaaagaatggttaaagaagaataaagttaatgttttggattgGCCAAGTCAAATTCATgaccttaattcaatagaaatgttgtggagggacctgaagcaagcaattcatgtgaggaaaccgaCTAAACTCCCAGAGtttaagctgttctgtactgaggaatggcaaaaaattcctccaagccgttGTGctggactgatcaacacttaccagaaatgtttagttgcagttattgctgcacaagggggttacaccaaatattaaaaacataggtttggatcattttcctcaataaataaatgaccaagtataatattctgtatatttaaaaaaaaatggattagatcctctttatctacttttaggacttatgtgaaaatctgatgttttaggtcatatttattcataaatgtagaagattctaaagggttcacgaacttaaaacaagtaaaaaagtaaaacaaggCCCAGCCCAACAGGGTTGATTAACAAGCATAAGAACCAAATCTGATTGCATATGAGGTAAGGTTACTCAGCAGTTCAGACTTTTgatcttttcatcttttgatctaagtaggcgtggcggatcatagaaaaccaaaagttcacttaggaactgtggcgcgagaccgtttagtgctttattagtcaataatagtattttataatcaatgcgagatttcactgggagccaatgcagtgttgataagatcggggtgatgtggtcgcatcttctggttctagttaggactctagcagctgcattctggactaaatggagtttgtttatgctcctaatggaacatccagacagtatggCATTACAATATTCTagcctagaggtgacgaaagtaTGAACTAAAATTTCTGCATCGTGttgtgacaatatatttcttatcttagcaatatttctgagttGAAAGAAGGccatcctagtaatattatctacatgagcatcaaatggtagactggagtcaataatcactccaaggtcttttaccgctgcacatgatgaaacgtAAAGTCCATCCAGGgttactgtgtaatcagaaagcttacttctagctacacgtggtcctagtacaagtacctctgtcttatcagaattaagtaagaggaagttgaTAAGCATCCAACatctaatgtcttttacacattcacatacaactttattaagctgctgtctgtcgtctggcttttctgaaacatacaactgtgtatcatcagcataacagtggaagctaattccatgtttatgaataatttgaccaaGAGGTAGCATTTATaatgtaaaaagcagtgggcctaaaacagaaccttgtggaacaccaaatttaacctcggtatgcgtggagaagtcgccatttacatctacgaactgttaacgatcggtcaaataagacctgagccaggagaggactgttcccttaatgccaacaacattttctaatctatcaaggagaatagtatgatctatagtttcaaaagctgcactaaggtcaagtaatacaagcaacgagacacaaccctgatcagaggccagtagtaggtcgttaactactttaactaacgctgtctctgtgctgtgatgaggtctaaaccccgactgatacatttcatgaatgttgttcctttgtaagtacgagcatagctgctgtgctacaaccttttctaatatcttggagatgaaggggagatttgatatagctGGACatttgagaggggtcaaggtcaggttttttaatcaggggtttaataactgctaatttaaatgatttacgTACATAGctagtgctaagggaagaactgattatatttagaaggggttcaattactccaggacaaatctgtttaaagaaacatgtagggaaAGGATcgagtatgcaagttgatgatttcgctgaagagattaatgaagctagtttggtctctctaagaggagtaaaacattctaatcattgatcagatattgctatattatcatctacagggttagttatagaactgcctggttttaatttaatagcctgaatttcacatctaatattttcaactttttcATGAAAcaattcatgaaatcttcgTTGCTATGTAGTGAttgagtgcttctttctgtggtggttttattcctagttaattttgctactgtgttgaatagaaatctcaaattgtttttgttttcttctattaaggtggagagatagacttttctagcatcactaaaAGATTGTCTATAGTTCAGTAAgttctccttccatgctgtttgaaatattaccaatttggtttgacgccatttatgttccaattgtcgagtggtctgttttaaggtacgcgtttgatttgatcgttataccagggtgctagctttttctctctaattatttttcttttgagtggagccactctatctagcgtgtagcggagcgttgactctaagcattcagtcgcctgatcgagttctatcggatcagacggtgatccaaatctaagtgacgtctctgggaggttattgatgaagctcggtgcagtagctggcATGAAGGTACGTTTTACGTGGTAGCGAGGCaaggtgcaaatattatgatcaatacgtattTTGAaagagataagataatggtctgagacaacttcagactgcggaaaaattacaatattttctatatttaatttgtatgttagtatgaggtcaagagtgtgacctccattatgagtgggtcctattacattctgattaacaccttctgaatctaagatggacacaaccgcctGTTCTCAGTGGTtatcaaaattaatattaaaatcaccaacaattaatgctttatctacagaagcaaccaggtttgagataaaagcctctggcttgctcattagggataaatttatcaatttaaaatgtatatcctgaatttactgtgtacgtttctgtaaagctgctttgtgacaaatgtccattgttaaaagcgctattgTCATGTATTGCCAGAGGGAGCTCTGGACTtaagttcccagcagccactgcacctctgcatcacagtcacatgaccacctgcacctgatccTTATTCCTGTTAACGTGCACCTGTGTGAATGTAATCAGTTTGCTCCACATTCTTTGTCTTGCTTTGTTCCTCCTCTGTTGTCAGGTTATGCTCTCTTGCCTtgtatgtattgtatttttatgttgTGTCCTCATCTTTATTAAAACTTTAAATCTGCACGTGCATCCGTCTCTGAAGTCTCCATAACTGTGacagctatacaaataaaactgaactgaatcaaaATATGTGGCCAATGATCCACTGTGGTGACCCCGAATGGGAGCAgccgaaagagaaaaaaaacattgaggtTCACACTCTAGTAGTTTGATACCAAAATTGTGAAGCTAGGGCAAAAATCCTAAGTCAAGTTCTCAAAAGTAGGTTTTGTATATTAAGCAACTTATCAAAAAATGTGCATGGGCAGAACTAAATGGTCCAAAAGGCAATAAAGGGGGCAAGGAGACAAagcaagggaaaaaaataagttttaCTGTACCCCTCATTTTACAAAAGATATGCTTGTTTTCACGTGCAAAAACATGAATAGTGCCTCCAGAGGCCAAGATCAGTGAGACAATAGGGGGTCCTTAGAGGGAACATAATTTCAAGTTTCATGAGAATAGCTCAGTGTTTACCTTGTCAAATGCCTGCTGAAAGGTGACTGGCCAATGGCAGCCAGGTTTTTAAGTAACCAGGACTTTGTCAAAAATCCACTTGCAGATtagcatataatataatatatatatatatatatatatatatatatagagagagagagagagagagagagagagagagacattcatatatacacacacatacacacagtatatagaTGCAGTATACCAAGTTTCAACTCGATCAGATGTTATCTAACCTTAGCCCGGCTCCTTATGCATGACTACACATCAAACTTTGTAAATGACCTCAGAATCTTGccctgtaaataaaacaaatccatGAGACACATGAGTTAAAGCTGTATGAGTACATTACATTCTGCCTCACTGATTTGCTGTGAATTTGAATTGATTGACATGTGACAACCATATTCTTTACAAATCTCAGCatgtttttgataattattgaggGTCACACTCTGCTGGGTAGCTTGACACCAAAATTGTGAAGATAGGACAAACATCCTAGGACAAGTCCTCAAAAGTAGGTACTTCATAGTATTATAAAAATTAGCTAATCAAGTGGGTTGAGCTAGATGGTTctgagggattttttttgtttggaagAAGACTAGGAATACAttgcaaaaatacattttaactgTAGAACTTCTGGAATTCAACATATGAGTCAAAGCATAAAATTATCAGGCTAATCTCTCTTCCCTGATAAGCGAGAGGGAGTACTACATACTGACCAAGTTTCATATCTGTAGGTCCAATGGTTTAGTCTGCACAATCAGTtttgcagaagaagaagaagaagaagaagaagaagaagaagaagaagaagaagaagaagaaaatcctAACAAAAATAACAGGGTTCCTGTATCTTCGGTGCTTGGACCACAATTACTGAACACTGAGTGTAGAACCTTTAATAACCTTAAAACCAAAACCTTGCAAAAATCTTTTAGTATTGTTCCActttcatttgtcattttgtcCCAAACAGAAGGAATAAGTAAGCATGCTGACATCATAGTTCAGACTTGTTGCTATGAGCCATCTTAGGCTTACTGAGAGATAAACAATAAATCAAGCCACTACATGAATGCAGGAGGAACATTTGTTACTACCTGATATGCAAAACACTGATGGTCTACACTTACATGCATACAGTTGTCATCTTTAGCCTGGTCCTGCAAAAAGCCATGTGAGGGGATCATGCAAAAACAGACCTCTACAAATTCTGCTGAGCTCCTCGGTTCTGCTAATGCCTCCTGTACACCCACACATCACTGCCAGGCTTACACAGCTCAAAAACATTTGTGACATTGTTTGTGCTATCTCCAAGCTGCAGGGAGCTTGCAAGTTTATTTTGGAGCCCGGTGCAGTGAGATTTTTGGCATACAAGTTGTTGAACCACCAATCAGGGATGCTAGCCATACCTGCTCTTAAAGAGAGCAAGGGGATTATTTGGGACTATTTTCAGTCTGTCGGGCAACCTCTCTCATCAGACCTCTGAATAGACCTCCTAAATGGGTAATTTATTTTTGAGCTGCTCTACCAGGTGGCCAGGGGCTGTGTGAGGCCTGTTTTATTTGTCCAAGGATGACCATTGGTTCCTCTTTATGTAAGATGAGACCTGTTTACAAGAACAACCAAACAAGCACAATAAATGTTTTTGACCCCTTTCAGCTCTTCAGTGATCACATCAACAAAATAGTGTTATACTGAGAGtctttctttatatattatgtgtaaagtGATTAAGAAAAAAATCTCACTACAATAAATGAACACAAGTACAAAGTGTTGtcaaactgaaaataaataaataaatataagcagCACTGACATAACTCGTTATtttcaccatttttaaaaataaagaataggCATTTCTTTCCTTTAGAAACCTCATGAGTACTATCCTCTCCAAGAGTCAATTTGAAAGGCAGACAACGTGTCAGTTCTATTACAATAATGAGATGCAGAGTAAGACCTGAAAGTGCAAAAATGCCCTTTTGCACCACATTTCTACCAAATGTTCCAACAATAATTTGATCCAGTCTGTCTTTCCCATGAAATGTGCTTATTTCTTCTCTTACTCTGACATGTCTTAAGCTACAGGGCACACTGAGAGAGATTTCTCGCAAACCACACTCCTTTAACACCCACTGTGAAAAATTTACAGCCAGAAAGGGTCAAGGAGCGAAGTCCACCTTTCTAATCAATCTCTATCTTttgctatagaaataaacaaGAATATATTCAAACAGCAAAATATGATAGtagacaatgtgtgtgtgtgtgtgtgtgtgtgtgtgtgtgtgtgtgtgtaagttttaGAAAAAAGCGAGTCTTGTACACACTATTAAAGTCGTGCAATGAATCCTGGCGCAAAATCGGCGAATCCATGCATACATCTCGAATTTATGTAGAATTGATAGATGGGTGGAAGACTCACCGCTAAGTTCAGCGCTCAACGTGCTGGGCTCAGAGTCCGCTCTGAGTGCGCAGCGACCGAGGCCGCGCACTAGCTGATCTAGCGGCAGCTCCGAGTCCGGCTCGGGGTAACAGCGGAGGCCGCTGGCGCAGCGCGGTGTGTACACACCACACAGCTCTCCGGCCCGGCGTGCACAGATTGGGCAGCAGCCGCAGCCCGGCTCACGCACGATCTCGCCGCAGTTCTCTGCAGTGAGAGTGGGACACGCCGCCTGGTGCTCGGCGCTGCAGCTTGGGCAGCGGAACACGAGCTCGGCACGCGAGGCGTCCGCAAACCCCAGCAACAACAGCAACTCCAGCATTACGTACGACATTGTAATTGGGTATTTTGCACTCCTCCGTCGGCTTCAGGTAAAGAAAGTGGCAACAGAAGCGCGCTCGCAGACAGTGTCCAATCGGTGCTCGTGTAGCGCTGACATCATACCACAACATCCTGAGAGGATCGCGCGCATCTGGGTCGATATAAAAATGCGCGCAAGCTGCTTCGTTTCTGTAGGCAGAAGCATAACAGGGACATGGGGACATGTGCACTTTTCCTCCGTGATCTGCGGCAAGTGATTCTGTCTGACACGTTTATATGGCCTGAATTGACCCTGTATTAGACAATCACTAATgtctgagataaaaaaaaaaataaagaagggggggcattttttacattaataGCAAGTTGAGGTATTGGTAATTGCAGTGTTTTTCAACCTTTATTGAGC carries:
- the igfbp2a gene encoding insulin-like growth factor-binding protein 2-A isoform X2, producing MSYVMLELLLLLGFADASRAELVFRCPSCSAEHQAACPTLTAENCGEIVREPGCGCCPICARRAGELCGVYTPRCASGLRCYPEPDSELPLDQLVRGLGRCALRADSEPSTLSAELSGEVMELPEAEQTEVPPIRRPTKDSQWMGPKESAVIQHRQQMKTKMKYKTEEPKAQRSKLSQCQLELEQVLERISKMAFQDNRGLLEDLYSVHIPNCDKRGQYNLKQ